Proteins encoded in a region of the Streptomyces sp. NBC_00310 genome:
- a CDS encoding glutaredoxin domain-containing protein — protein MTRTWILPVLLVLCGSVIATGLVFSGSPGEAAALLLLFVLIAGVNSPLVFPRSIGALEAQRRSAVDGRPVVYWRSGCTYCLRLRIRLGRNARQLHWVNIWRDPAGAAAVRAANDGNETVPTVVVAGRPHTNPDPEWVREQLSPSA, from the coding sequence ATGACGCGCACTTGGATCCTGCCGGTACTGCTGGTGCTCTGCGGTTCAGTCATTGCGACCGGCCTGGTCTTCAGCGGGAGCCCCGGTGAAGCCGCGGCACTTCTGCTGCTGTTTGTGCTGATCGCAGGCGTGAACTCGCCTCTGGTCTTCCCGAGATCGATTGGCGCGCTGGAAGCACAGCGCCGCAGCGCGGTCGACGGCCGGCCGGTCGTCTACTGGCGGTCAGGCTGCACATACTGCCTCCGCCTGCGCATCCGGTTGGGCCGCAACGCCCGCCAGTTGCATTGGGTCAACATCTGGCGTGACCCGGCTGGAGCGGCAGCGGTGAGGGCAGCCAACGATGGCAACGAGACCGTGCCGACCGTCGTCGTGGCGGGCCGGCCGCACACCAACCCCGATCCTGAATGGGTACGCGAACAGCTCTCGCCTTCCGCGTGA